One genomic region from Thermoflexus sp. encodes:
- a CDS encoding valine--tRNA ligase — translation MTAKAMALPKTFNPQEIEEPIYQWWEQRGFFTPRIDPARRPFVISMPPPNVTGELHMGHAMFVTLEDLMIRYHRMKGEPTLWVPGTDHAGIATQVMVEREIAKEGLTRHQLGRERFLERVWAWKEKYGGTITRQLRRLGASCDWTRERFTMDPVYSRAVREAFVRLYEQGLIYRGEYLINWCPRCETALSDLEVEREEEEEGFLYYIRYPLLGNGWEGPTAPWGSGRWAEGAPDFITVATTRPETLLGDTAVAVHPEDERYAHRVGRIAVLPALGRRLPIIADPAVDRDFGTGAVKVTPGHDPTDYEIGERHGLPRINVMNPDATINENGGPYAGMDRFRAREAIVADLQREGLLEKIEPHRYAPGRCQRCGTIVEPLLSLQWFVHVKPLAEEAIRVVKEGRIRILPERFEKDYFRWLENIRPWCISRQLWWGHRIPAWYCDDCGHITVAREDPAACARCGSARIRQDEDVLDTWFSSALWPFATLGWPDDTEDLRYFYPTTVMETGYDILFFWVARMVMMGLAMTGEVPFRIVYLHGLVRDEKGEKMSKTKGNVIDPLVVIRDYGADALRFTLATGSTPGNDMRLSLQRVEGSRNFANKLWNAARFILGALSGPAPRPSWDDPSLTLPDRWILSRYHRTVAAVTQALEEFDFGEAGRRIYEFTWDEFCDWYIEMAKESLYRGSAADAARTRGILVYVLDGILRLLHPFMPFITEALWGYLRQAGAVDGAEALIVAAWPTPGPVDEAAEAAMQALIETVRVIRNAREAHRVPSDRRIPAWIAAGELQPVLEAHRSLLASLARLDPDRLVLAVDLMEPPADALVYPAGPVRVYLPLAGMVDRAAERARLERELADLEDRIAKTEALLASEFSRRAPAHVVEKERRKLEELRTRREQLRVEWERLREE, via the coding sequence ATGACCGCGAAGGCGATGGCCCTTCCCAAAACCTTCAACCCCCAGGAGATCGAGGAGCCGATTTATCAGTGGTGGGAACAGCGGGGCTTCTTCACGCCGCGCATCGACCCCGCCCGGCGGCCCTTCGTGATCTCCATGCCTCCACCCAACGTCACCGGCGAGCTCCATATGGGCCACGCCATGTTCGTGACCCTGGAGGACCTGATGATCCGCTACCACCGGATGAAAGGAGAGCCCACCCTGTGGGTGCCCGGGACGGATCACGCGGGCATCGCCACCCAGGTGATGGTGGAGCGGGAGATCGCGAAGGAGGGCCTCACCCGACACCAGCTGGGCCGGGAGCGCTTCCTGGAGCGGGTGTGGGCCTGGAAGGAGAAATACGGGGGCACCATCACCCGCCAGCTCCGCCGGCTCGGAGCCTCCTGCGATTGGACCCGGGAGCGGTTCACGATGGACCCGGTTTACTCCCGGGCGGTGCGCGAGGCTTTTGTCCGCCTATACGAGCAGGGCCTGATCTACCGCGGGGAATACCTGATCAACTGGTGCCCCCGTTGCGAGACCGCCCTCTCGGATCTCGAGGTGGAGCGGGAAGAGGAGGAAGAGGGTTTCCTCTATTACATCCGCTATCCCCTCCTGGGGAACGGGTGGGAGGGTCCGACAGCACCATGGGGCAGCGGCCGATGGGCTGAGGGCGCGCCGGATTTCATCACGGTGGCCACCACCCGGCCGGAAACCCTGCTCGGGGACACCGCTGTGGCGGTGCATCCGGAGGATGAGCGTTACGCCCACCGGGTGGGCCGGATCGCGGTGCTGCCGGCCCTGGGCCGCCGTCTCCCGATCATCGCCGACCCGGCGGTGGATCGGGATTTCGGGACCGGTGCGGTGAAGGTCACCCCCGGGCACGACCCGACGGACTATGAGATCGGGGAGCGGCACGGGCTGCCTCGCATCAACGTGATGAACCCGGACGCCACGATCAACGAGAACGGCGGCCCCTACGCCGGGATGGACCGCTTCCGGGCCCGCGAGGCCATCGTGGCCGATCTGCAACGAGAGGGGCTGCTGGAGAAGATCGAGCCCCATCGCTACGCCCCGGGCCGCTGCCAGCGCTGCGGCACCATCGTGGAGCCTCTGCTCTCCCTCCAGTGGTTCGTCCACGTGAAGCCGCTGGCCGAGGAGGCCATCCGGGTGGTGAAGGAGGGCCGCATCCGCATCCTGCCCGAGCGCTTCGAGAAGGACTACTTCCGCTGGCTGGAGAACATCCGCCCCTGGTGCATCAGCCGCCAGCTGTGGTGGGGGCACCGCATCCCGGCCTGGTATTGCGACGATTGCGGACATATCACGGTGGCCCGGGAGGATCCCGCCGCCTGCGCCCGCTGCGGCAGCGCCCGGATCCGCCAGGACGAGGATGTGCTGGACACCTGGTTCTCCTCCGCCCTCTGGCCCTTCGCCACCCTGGGCTGGCCGGACGATACGGAGGATCTGCGTTACTTTTACCCCACCACGGTGATGGAGACCGGCTATGACATCCTGTTCTTCTGGGTGGCCCGGATGGTGATGATGGGCCTGGCCATGACCGGGGAGGTCCCTTTCCGCATCGTTTACCTCCACGGCCTGGTGCGGGACGAGAAGGGCGAGAAGATGAGCAAGACGAAGGGCAACGTCATCGACCCTCTGGTGGTGATCCGGGATTACGGGGCGGACGCGCTGCGTTTCACCCTGGCCACCGGCTCCACGCCGGGCAACGACATGCGCCTCTCCCTCCAGCGGGTGGAGGGGAGCCGCAACTTCGCCAACAAGCTCTGGAACGCGGCCCGCTTCATCCTGGGGGCGCTCTCCGGGCCGGCGCCGCGTCCTTCCTGGGATGACCCCTCGCTCACCCTGCCGGACCGCTGGATCCTCTCCCGTTATCATCGCACGGTGGCAGCGGTGACCCAGGCCCTGGAGGAGTTCGACTTCGGGGAGGCTGGGCGACGGATCTATGAGTTCACCTGGGATGAGTTCTGCGACTGGTATATCGAGATGGCGAAGGAATCGCTCTACCGGGGATCCGCCGCCGATGCCGCGCGCACCCGGGGGATCCTGGTCTACGTCCTGGATGGGATCCTGCGGCTGCTGCATCCTTTCATGCCTTTTATCACCGAGGCGCTGTGGGGATATCTCCGACAGGCTGGGGCGGTGGACGGCGCGGAGGCGCTGATCGTGGCGGCCTGGCCGACCCCCGGGCCGGTCGACGAGGCGGCGGAAGCGGCGATGCAGGCCCTGATCGAGACCGTTCGCGTCATCCGGAACGCTCGGGAGGCACATCGGGTGCCTTCCGATCGGCGGATCCCGGCGTGGATCGCCGCCGGGGAGCTCCAGCCGGTTCTGGAGGCGCACCGGAGCCTGCTGGCCTCGCTGGCCCGGCTGGATCCGGACCGGCTCGTGCTGGCCGTTGACCTCATGGAGCCTCCAGCCGATGCCCTGGTTTATCCAGCGGGACCGGTTCGGGTCTACCTGCCCCTCGCCGGCATGGTGGACCGCGCGGCGGAGCGGGCCCGGCTGGAGCGGGAGCTGGCGGATCTCGAGGACCGGATCGCGAAGACGGAGGCGCTGCTCGCCTCGGAGTTCTCCCGCCGGGCGCCGGCCCATGTGGTGGAAAAGGAGCGCCGCAAGCTGGAGGAGCTCCGGACGAGGCGAGAGCAGCTGCGGGTGGAATGGGAGCGCCTGCGGGAAGAATAA
- a CDS encoding NYN domain-containing protein, producing MPFLIDGHNLIGAMPDLRLEDPDDEARLVERLQRLAMRTGRRITVVFDRGAPGGASALSRGGVTVRFAPSGVTADELLIRQIRSERNPRGLIVVSSDRSVQEAARRYGASVWSAVEFRAYMQRHLGEAASVTDAEEEKPGQVDPAELEHWLRLFQGKR from the coding sequence ATGCCGTTTCTGATCGACGGGCACAATCTGATCGGGGCGATGCCGGATCTCCGGCTGGAGGATCCGGATGATGAGGCGCGCTTGGTGGAGCGGCTCCAGCGCCTGGCGATGCGGACGGGGCGGCGGATCACGGTGGTGTTCGATCGGGGCGCTCCGGGCGGCGCCTCCGCCCTCTCCCGGGGCGGGGTAACGGTGCGCTTCGCTCCCTCCGGCGTGACGGCGGATGAGCTCCTGATCCGGCAGATCCGATCGGAGCGCAACCCCCGGGGGCTGATTGTTGTTTCCTCGGATCGGAGCGTGCAGGAGGCGGCCCGGCGTTACGGCGCGTCCGTCTGGTCCGCCGTGGAGTTCCGGGCCTATATGCAGCGCCATCTGGGGGAAGCCGCCTCAGTGACGGACGCAGAGGAGGAGAAGCCGGGCCAGGTCGATCCGGCGGAGCTGGAACACTGGCTGCGGTTGTTCCAGGGAAAGCGTTGA